The following DNA comes from Magnetofaba australis IT-1.
AAAGCGCTTCAGCTTCTTCTAAGAGCTGCTGCTCCATCAAGCTGCGCGCAACAGAGCGCGCCTCAGTCACTCTGGGGCGCGCTTTTTTGTCTCTATATTGGCCCAAGGTTTGCTGCAATACGCTCAGAGCCCGTTGTCTGAATCTCCCGGTCACGTGGATCGGGGACACGCCGCACGAACTAACGCCCACTCTGGGAGCCAGTAGATGTTACAGGAACCGATCGCCCCCTATATCGACCAATCCCAACCGTTTCCGGCGGATAATCTCAGCGATATGCCGATTCACCCGGCCTTGCAACACCCCGGCACAGCTGAGATGCAACCCGAATTCGCCCCCATTGCGCCGCAGCAGACGTTTGATCCGCCCGACGCCATGACAACCTCTTTTGAACCCATGGCCGCCGAACCTGCGCTCGTTGATGCGGAACCCGCCGCCATCCAGGCGACAATGGAGTCAGCGAACGTGTACGGCGACGCAATCGATGCGGCCAAACAACTGCGCGATAACGGGGTGGCGTTGAGCGCCGCCGGGCGTCATGGACGCGCCATCGACGCTTTGACGCAAGCCCATGCGTTGACGCCCCTGGATGATCTGGCGCTGCTGCATCTGGGCCTTTCGCTCACCCGTAAGGGGTATCTGAAAGAGGCGATCACCGTCCTACGCCTGCCGTTTGACGCTGACCCGCTCGACCCAGCCGCCGCCACCCTGCTGGGCAAAGCGCGACTTCTCTCAGGCGACGCCAAGGAGGCGATTTGGACCATGGAGCCGGCGGCCCACACCAATCCGGGCCGTTTCAATCTGCACTTCTATCTTGGCGTGGCTTACGCGAAAACAGGGCGTTACGCCGCCGCCCGCGACGCCTGGGAGATCGCCCATGGCCTTCGCCCCAAAGATGGCGACACGCGCCGCTTTTTACGTCAGGCGCAGCGCCTGCTGGATGCTGAGCAAACACGCTAAATCGCCGCGCACAATTCGCATTGCGGCGGAGCGCTAATTGAATCAGCGCTCCGCCCTCCCCTCTCCCGCCTGACCATGCATCCAATTGTCGCCACCATCGGTCTGCTGACCCTATCGAATATCTTCATGACATTCGCCTGGTACGCGCATCTCAAGAATCTTCAGGATCGGGCTTGGATTGTCGCCGCCTTGCTCAGTTGGGGCATCGCCCTGTTTGAATATCTGTTGCAGGTCCCGGCCAACCGCATAGGCTATACCACATTATCTCTGCCTCAGCTTAAGATAATACAAGAGGTTATTGCGCTCACGGTATTCATTCCCTTCGCTCTGCTGTACATGGAACAGCCCATTAAACTGGATTTTGTCTGGGCCGGACTGTGTTTGATCGGCGCGGTCTACTTCATGTTTCGCGCGGGTTAGTCGGAGCATGCCTGCAAATAAGAACAGTTAGCATTTGAAAAGCTGGATGTTTTTTTCTGGATATCGCATTGCCTTTTCCGCTATAAATGCCCAGGGTTAGTGTTAGAATGGCCTGCGTCATGCGGGGCGACCGGGGAGAAACCTTCTGCAAAACAGCCCCAAAGCATGATGCCTCACGCATCTTTATGCGCAATTTGACGGAACGCTCTATTACCCTGCTGTCGCCTTTCTGTTTAAAACTGTCATCAAGGAGCCAGATTGATGTTGACTGATCCCGTTATTGTAAAAATTGAAGGTGCTACGCAGTCTGCGCAACTGGCTGGCCTGAAGGGTAAGAGCTTTACCATCGCCAAGATGCAGTCGGTGGGCGGACAGGCGGGCATGGGCGGCAAATGGGTGTTCTTGCAACCAGCGGGAGAAGCCGCCGCCAGCCCTGTCGCAGTTAAGCTCAACAGCACCCAGGCGGCCACGCAACTCAATCAGATGAGCGGCCAGAGCTTTACCGTCGGCTCCTCGCCCACCGTGCTGGGCGGCATGGGCAACAGCAAATGGCTGACTTTGAACCCGGCAACCAGCGGAACTCAACCGGTAGCCGCCAAGGCGCAAGCAAAAAGCGCGCTGGTGATGATGAAGGTGGAGAACGCCGCGCAGGCCAGTCAGATTTCGCAGATGGCTGGCAAGAAGTTCACCGTCATGCCCGCGCCCATGATGGGTGGCAAGGCCCAAGGCTGGCTGTTTCTGCAACCCACCGGAGCAGAAGCGACCGGCGAACCGGTGATTGCGCTCAAGGCGCAAAATGGCGTGACCGCCTCCGAGCAGATCGCCAAGATGACCGGCAAGAGCTTCGTGGTGGGCAAGGCCCCCGCCAGCATGGGCGCCAACGCAGGCAAATGGCTGATTTTGCAACCGGCTAGCAGCGCCACAGCGGGCGGCGCAGCGGCGGGCAATGACCCGGTTATCACCGATGGCGGCGGCGCTGTAGCGCAACCGGCGGCGTGGAATCCCGCCCCGGCCAAAGCCACTATCAAAACCGTGGCGCTGACCGGCGGCGCAACCACAGGGGCTGGTGCGGCCAAAGGCGCGGCCAGCGCCACCGCAGCCACCGGCACCATCTGGAATGGCGGCGGCATGAGCTTGGGCTTGGGCCTGGGCCTGGGGGCCTGGGGACCAGCGCTGATTCTGGGCGCGGCGGCCGTCGGTGTTGGCGTGTATACCTATAAAAAACGCGGCCAAACGGCTGTTGCGGAAGCCGATGCGGAAACGCTGGAGGACACCCTCTCTTAACCATAATCTCGCGGTCCGTTGGTCTTGAGATTTAATCGCATATAATAGCAAAGCCTCGATAGAATCGAGGCTTTGCTATTTTCATCCGCATCACACAGCCTCTTTTGCGCCAAAGGCCAAATCGAAATGGATGAGTGGGAACAGGAGCCGCAACGGCGCTCTCAACTAAAGAGAAAGCGAAGCATTTCTGGCGTCGCGGGGGTGTTGGCGCTGCTTCTGGTTGGCGGCATTGCAGTTCTAAACGCCTATCTGATGGCCGAAAAAGCGCCCAATCCCCTTGCTCTAGTCTACAATGGCGAAATGGTCGCCACACCTTCGCCCAACGCACCAGACGCCGCCCAACCGGCTGCGTTCCAGCAGCCTCTTGCCAGTTCGCCGCAAATCCCGCTAAACCAAGTGGAGACAGAGCATCTGCTGTTCATGCGGGAAGAGGAGAAGATGGCGCGTGACGTCTACCAGAGGCTGTTCCAGCGTTGGGGGGTTTCCGTTTTCGCCAGCATCACCCGCTCTGAACAGCGTCACGTGGACGCCGTGGGTCGGCAAATCCAACGCTATGGCGTTCCCGACCCCATGAACCCGGATATTCCCGGTCAATTCAAAGACCCCCGTCTCGCCGACTTATACAAGAAACTCATTGCGCGCGGTGACCGCTCCATCGAGTCGGCGCTACGCGTTGGGGGGGTAATTGAAGAGACCGATATTCGTGATCTGGACAACGCCATCGCGCAGACGCGGCAACCGGAGATCGTTCGTGTCTACACCCTGATTCAACGCGGCTCATTCAATCATCTGCGCGCCTTTGTGCATGGCTTGGAGCTGCGCGGCGTGGCGTATGCACCATCCATCCTGGATTCACAGCGCGTCAAACAGATACTACAACAACCCATGGATACGGGATTCTTTGGCCGCAACAGCGCAGCCCCCACCGCGCCATGACCATAGGAAAACTCGGTTAGAGCGCTTTACCAAGGCCATCATCCAACCCCTGGCGCATATTGGCGAGCAAGTTTTCTACATCGGCGCCCGGCTCGCCGCGCACAATACTGACATCTGCATGCGCCAACACATACCCAACCCCCTTCCCTTCCAAGCCCACCGGGGTAACCACCTGGTCCGCGCCCAACGCCACCAGCCAACGCCCCAAAGCGATCCCGCGTCCGCTCTCCTGCTCCAAGAACGGATTTTGTAGACGCTCGCTTTCTCGCCATGAGCCGTGATCATCCAGGCGTTGGAACAGAACAAATTGCGGCGCTTGACATAAGCACTCGGCCAGATGTTGACCGCCCTGATCCACCGCAAACGCCACCTTGGGATTGTGAGCGCCCTGCGGCCGCAACTGTAGCGCTACTCGCTCCACATGGGGCACGGTTTGACGAATCAACGCGCTTAATCGCGCGCGCAGCGCGTCGCCGCGGCTCAGGTCCCGCGTTCTAAGAATCAAGATGGCCTGAACAAAACGGAAACGACCGGCATTGCGTCCCATCAACTCCGCCACCTCCGCCACCAACGGCTCTTGTGCGAGAATCTTGCGAATGCGTTGTAGCGTTTGATCATCCAAACTGGCGTCCAACAGGGCGCGCATGGCGTTGCTCAGCAACTCCCATCCGGCCATCAGAATGAACGCCACAATAAACAGCGCCGCCCAACGGTCCAGAGCCCACCCCACGCCCTGCCCCGCCAAACCCAGCAGCACCGCCCCCGATGAGAGCGCATGCGCCCGGAACTCAACGGCGTCGGCAATCAGACTGGGGGCATTGGCGGCGCGCCCGATGCGCATCTCGTAGTGACTGAACCCCACTGGCAACGCCAAAGCGATCACGGTTCCCAGCACGATCCAACCATCCACCATAACTGGGCTCGGTTCGCTAAACAGCGCGCTCTGGGCGATCTCATAAGCGGTCACAAAAATCAGCAGAGCGATCACCAGCGCGACGATATTCTCCACCTTGTAAAGACCGTAAGGAAATGCGCTGGATTGTCGCCGCGCAATGCGCAATCCCAGCACGACGCCAACAGAGGCCAGCAGATCCACACTGTTATGCGCCATCTCCGCACCCAACGCCAGACTGCCAGAAAGCCACGCCAACACCGCATTAAGCGCAATCAAGACGACATTGACCCCCAAGGAGAGCAAACCGACCCGCAGCAACAGTCGGTCGCTTGGTTGCACGTTGTCTGGGTTTTGAGCGCGCATGGTCGCCCCCATCAGCGACTGAATTGACGCCACGCCAACCAAGCGACCAATGCGCCTATCCCCAGCCAAGCGCCCATGCCCAACCCCATGCCCAGCCCCATGCCAGCCTCCTTGATGAATTGCGCCTTGGCGACACTAGCAATGCTCACTTTGGCCCCGGCGCCCGTGGCGCTCAACGCGTTGGTTGTTGCGGTCATAGCCATGCTTTTACTCCTTACGCTTATTGCGGTTTCCTAACGCTGCCTGAGGCGATAGACCAAATATCCCAAGCCAACCAAACCCACTACCCATACAGCGACGCCCGCACCCATGCCAGCACCCATGCCCAGCCCCTTGATCAAATGCGACTGGACAGCGGCCTTGAGAATCGGCGATCCCACAGCGGCGTTGGCGGACCCGGATGAAGCTGTGGCGTTGATTGCTGGAAAGTTCATCATCTTCTCCTATTTTCCAGAGGCTTTGCGACTGCCGCTTGGATGGCGAGCAAAGTAGCGGTAAGCGGCGTAACCCAGCACGCTCACGGCGCCAACGGCGACCCAAGGCGTCAGCGACGCGCCAACCAATGCGCCCACAGCGCCCAGCGCGGCGCTTTTCCCTACCCCCCCAGCCGCCGCCGCTTTGGCGGATCCAAACACCAATGCGCCGCTTTCCCCACCACTTATGGCTGCTGGTGTTGCATTGGCGATACGCTGCGCATGCTGTTGGGCTGCATGCGCTGCTGGCGCGCTATGACTGGTGGTGAATCGAACGGGCACTGGGCTCTCCTTTGCCTGATTTAGAGATCGTGTAGGCGGAGTGCTGGGACTCTTTGCCCACTCCCCGCCCCCTGACTCTGCGCCGATTTTGCGACGGGCGTTGCGGCGTGGAGAGCCACTGTAACAGATGCAGCGCTGTGGACGCTTTATGCGCCACGGATAGAATGGGGATAATGGCAAGATGAATCATGATTGTCTCTCCCGCGATAAACGCGCTGCAAGGCGTTGACGCGCCCTTTGCGGCAAATAGCGATCAATCCAGCGCACTAGACGTTGCGCGCCCTCCGTGTTCGGTGAACGGGGAAGTTGATGGAACTCCGCCATCACCCACGCCTCCAGATTCAAACGATACCCTCGCGCCTCTTCTGCCAGCCAGGCTCGCGCTAAGGCGTATTGATGCTCAGAGAGTATGTGTAACGAATCAGAGATCATAACGCCGCCTCGCCGCTCTGTCGTCCACGTTATGGAACACATTGATGACATTACAGGAAACGGGCCATTGCAAAGTCAATCCTATATATTTATTCAACAATTTGATTTATATCACTAATTAGTCATTTCAGGTTAAACATTGATGGTCACTCTGTGGGATTTCCATAGCCATAAATGTCACTTTAGGACATTCTTGACTCGTCATTATTGACTACCTAGCCCTTCATGGAGCTGACATGTCTGCTTGTCTCGACGCAATTGAGCTTAGAGCGCTTCAAGAGCAACCAGATCCCGCCGCCATCATCGATGCGAACTTTCATATATTGGCCACCAATCAAGCCTATCGCGACGCCTTTCACGCCGGAGAGGATGTCGCGGGCATGGCCTGCCATCAAGCCTCCCATCAATTTGAACAACCATGTGATGAAATGGGGGAATGCTGCCCGCTGCGCGCCTGTATCCACTCACAGGCGAAAGAGCGCATGCTGCACGTACATCAGCTATCAGGCGGCAGACAGTATGTTTTGGTGGAGATTGAACCCCTGTTCAATGCACATGGCGAGGTTCACTTCTACCGCGAAATCCTGCGACCCACAGTCACCGCCAGCGCTGAGCCCAAACCCATCGGCCTAGTTGGAGCCAGTCAACCCTTTATCTCGTTGCTTGAACAGGTGCATCTCGTTGCGCCGGAACAGACGCCTGTTCTGCTGTTGGGAGAATCCGGCACCGGTAAAGAGCTGATCGCGCGCGCGTTACACGACGCCAGCAAACGCGCCACAGAGCCCTTTGTTCCGGTCGAATGCAGCGGGTTGAGTGAAACTCTCTTTGAAAGTGAGCTTTTTGGTCATCGCAAAGGGGCTTTTACGGGCGCCCTGAACGATAAGCCCGGCTTAGTGGAGGCTGCGCAGGGCGGCTCGCTGTTTCTGGACGAAATTGGAGATGTCCCATTGAATCTTCAGATCAAACTACTGCGCCTGCTGGAGTCGCACACCTATCGCAAGGTTGGCGAAACAGAGATTCGCAGCGCCGACTTTCGCCTCATTTGCGCAACAAACCAAAACCTTGATCAGATGATGGAACGAGGTCAATTTCGTCGCGATTTGTACTACAGGATTAGCGCATTCCCGATTCGCATTCTGTTTCGGTTCAGATGGAAAATGACAAACCAATCGTTCATAATGTAGAGATATTGAGCGGAGGTTTGTATGGAACGGAAGAAGCGGAGATTTACGGCTGAGCAGAAGGTAGGCTATGTGCGCCGTCACCTGGTCGAGAAGGTGGTTCTCTCGGATCTGTGCGACGAGGCGGGCATTCAGCCCAGCCAGTACTATCGCTGGCAAAAGGCTTTGTTTGAGAACGGCGAAGCGGCCTTGTCTGACAAACGCGGCCAAAAGGCTTGTGACCGACAGATTGCCGAACTAGAAGCGAAGTTGGCAACCAAAAATGAAGTTATGTCCGAGCTTCTTGAGGCGCATGTTGCGCTAAAAAAAAGTCTTGGGGTGAGCTGAACGGCTGCTGGGTGGAGCCGGACATACGGGATTCGGTGGTGGATTTCGTGGCGTTTTGGTCAGACAAGAGCGAAATCGACACGAGCCGAATTATCAACTGGATAGGCGTGCAAAGGGGCAAGTTCTATTCATGGCGCAAGCGCTATGGAATGGTTAACGACCACAATGGCCGTATTCCCCGAGATTTTTGGCTGGACGATTGGGAAAGGGAAGCGATTGTCGCCTTTTTCCATGAACATCCGTCAGAGGGCTATCGGCGCCTGACCTACATGATGCTGGATGCAGGCGTGGTGGCGGTCAGCCCCTCTTCAGTGCTGCGTGTGCTCAGAACTGCCGGGCTGATGCGTCGTTGGAGCCCACCGCCCTCGCAGAAGGGCACAGGGTTCAAACAGCCTTCGGAACCGCATAAACACTGGCATGTGGACATCTCCTATCTGAATATCCAGGGGACGTTCTACTATCTGTGCAGTGTCCTGGATGGATGTAGCAGGTTTATCCTCCACTGGGAGATTCGTGAGTCGATGAAGGAAGATGAGGTTGAAGTGGTCCTGCTCCGAGCTCAGGAGGCCTATCCGGAAGCTAAGCCGCGGCTGATCTCAGACAATGGGCCGCAGTTCGTTGCCAACGATTTTAAGGCGTTCATCCGGGAATCCGGCATGACGCATGTGAGGACTTCGCCTTACTATCCGCAGAGCAACGGAAAGCTGGAGCGTTTTCACGGTAGTTTGAAGCGTGAGTGCATTCGGCCTCAGACGCCATTATCGCTGGAAGATGCCCAGCGGGTTGTGGGAAAGTACGTCGAGCATTACAACACCCGGCGGCTCCATAGCGCCATCGACTACGTCACCCCACAGGATCGCCTGGAAGGGCGGCATGTGCAGATCCTGGCCGAACGAGATCAAAAGCTTGAGGCGGCCAGAGAACGGCGTCGGACGACGTACCAAAAGCAGTCTTTTCAGCCATCCCAAAAAATGGCTGAAAAGGCGAACGGCTAACTGATATTTTGGCTTAGGCGGTTGTCATGTTTCCGCTGAACCAGCACAACATAATGGCGATACGCCTAAAAGCGATCGTGTGTATGGGCTTGGGCGCAAGTCGGCGGGAGCGCCATAACGGAGTTCGGCGTAAGCGGGCGGGGTTTGGATCTGTTTGATGTGGGGGGTTATGGCCCCCCACGCCCCCCTCGGCCTACATCGCCGCCGCGCCAGGCGGCGCGACGACCCCACGCACCAGACATGCTGGCAATCTAGTTTGACCCACACCCCCTCCCCTCCCCTGCTTCCCAGTAGCGGACTACTGTGACGCCTTGTCGCTATACGCCGTCTTGCGCCTGTCTCCCCACTGACCCATATACCCACGCTCAGAGCCTGCCACAGATCTTCGGACACACGGACACACCAACGTGGCGCGCCATGGCCACACTCCGTTACCAACCCATGCACCTCTCCCCATGGCTTCGTAGCTCCACATCCAACCACCACCATGCGCCGCCATGCGCACATCTCCCCACTGACCCATATACCCACGCTCAGAGCCTGCCACAGATCTTCGGACACACGGACACACCAACGTGGCGCGCCATGGCCACATTCCGCTACCAACCCACGCACCTCTCCCCATGGCTTCGTAGCTCCACATCCAACCACCACCATGCGTCGCCATGCGCACATCTCCCCACTGACCCACATCCCCACGCTCAGAGCCTGCCACAGATCTTCGGACGCACGGACACACCAACGTGGCACGCCATGGCCACACTCCGCTACCAACCCACGCACCTCTCCCCATGGCTTCGTAGCTCCACATCCAACCACCACCATGCGTCGCCATGCGCACATCTCCCCACTGACCCATATACCCACGCTCAGAGCCTGCCACAGATCTTCGGACACACGGACATAGCAACGTGGCGCGCCATGGCCACACTCCGCTACCAACCCACGCACCTCTCCCCATGGCTTCGTAGCTCCACATCCAACCACCACCATGCGCCGCCATACGCCCATATCCCCACCGACCCATGTAACCACTTTGGCAGCCAGCCACCGACAGACCAACGTGGCATGCCATGACCACATCTTGCCATCGCCCGATGCGCCCATTCCCGTGGCTCCATGGGGGCACCCCACACTATGGTAGTGGCGCAGTCGGGAGAGGGGCGCGTGGCCGCCTATGACTGGGGCACCGTGGCGCGCCACCGTCATGGTTAGCTATGTCAGTGGCTTGACACGGCGTCATCAATCCATCAGGCCATCGAACCACGGCAACATCTCCCAACCACGCCACTTCACCACCGCGCCATTACCCCATGTGGCCATAACCATGGCCCCGTGGCGCGGCCTCCCGGTGGCGTCATGGCGCGACACAGCAGGGGGAATCCCCGCCCGTGGAGAGAGGGGCCGCAACCCGCCAACGTCCCTACGCCGCCCCCAGAGTGGCCCGACATTTCGGTGGCGACGTGGATTGGAACGGAGATTGCTTTGTGGTGCGATAGAGATGGGCCTAGCCACGTCGGTATGACGCCAGCAATCCACCATGATGGGTGGGTGGGAACGCTGTAAGATATCGAGGGCTTTGCCCTCGAGCTCCCAAAGACCACACCGTGGGCTCCGCCCACACCCGCTGGGGGCGCGGCCCCCAGACCCCGCCGCCGACCAGTCGGCGGCCAATAGTCAGCGCAAGCTCATGCAACGTCACGCACACATTGGGCGCTCTTGAGCAAGCTCTTAGCAGAGGCATTCCATGGCGCAGTCAGTCATCGCGGTGATCAATCAAAAGGGTGGGGTGGGGAAGACCACCACCGCCGTCTCCCTGGCGGCGTGTCTGCATAGTAAGAAGTCGCCCGCGCTGGTGCTGGACGCCGACCCCCAGG
Coding sequences within:
- a CDS encoding tetratricopeptide repeat protein is translated as MLQEPIAPYIDQSQPFPADNLSDMPIHPALQHPGTAEMQPEFAPIAPQQTFDPPDAMTTSFEPMAAEPALVDAEPAAIQATMESANVYGDAIDAAKQLRDNGVALSAAGRHGRAIDALTQAHALTPLDDLALLHLGLSLTRKGYLKEAITVLRLPFDADPLDPAAATLLGKARLLSGDAKEAIWTMEPAAHTNPGRFNLHFYLGVAYAKTGRYAAARDAWEIAHGLRPKDGDTRRFLRQAQRLLDAEQTR
- a CDS encoding DMT family protein, coding for MHPIVATIGLLTLSNIFMTFAWYAHLKNLQDRAWIVAALLSWGIALFEYLLQVPANRIGYTTLSLPQLKIIQEVIALTVFIPFALLYMEQPIKLDFVWAGLCLIGAVYFMFRAG
- the mamD gene encoding magnetosome protein MamD; amino-acid sequence: MLTDPVIVKIEGATQSAQLAGLKGKSFTIAKMQSVGGQAGMGGKWVFLQPAGEAAASPVAVKLNSTQAATQLNQMSGQSFTVGSSPTVLGGMGNSKWLTLNPATSGTQPVAAKAQAKSALVMMKVENAAQASQISQMAGKKFTVMPAPMMGGKAQGWLFLQPTGAEATGEPVIALKAQNGVTASEQIAKMTGKSFVVGKAPASMGANAGKWLILQPASSATAGGAAAGNDPVITDGGGAVAQPAAWNPAPAKATIKTVALTGGATTGAGAAKGAASATAATGTIWNGGGMSLGLGLGLGAWGPALILGAAAVGVGVYTYKKRGQTAVAEADAETLEDTLS
- a CDS encoding DUF2202 domain-containing protein gives rise to the protein MLALLLVGGIAVLNAYLMAEKAPNPLALVYNGEMVATPSPNAPDAAQPAAFQQPLASSPQIPLNQVETEHLLFMREEEKMARDVYQRLFQRWGVSVFASITRSEQRHVDAVGRQIQRYGVPDPMNPDIPGQFKDPRLADLYKKLIARGDRSIESALRVGGVIEETDIRDLDNAIAQTRQPEIVRVYTLIQRGSFNHLRAFVHGLELRGVAYAPSILDSQRVKQILQQPMDTGFFGRNSAAPTAP
- a CDS encoding cation diffusion facilitator family transporter; this translates as MRAQNPDNVQPSDRLLLRVGLLSLGVNVVLIALNAVLAWLSGSLALGAEMAHNSVDLLASVGVVLGLRIARRQSSAFPYGLYKVENIVALVIALLIFVTAYEIAQSALFSEPSPVMVDGWIVLGTVIALALPVGFSHYEMRIGRAANAPSLIADAVEFRAHALSSGAVLLGLAGQGVGWALDRWAALFIVAFILMAGWELLSNAMRALLDASLDDQTLQRIRKILAQEPLVAEVAELMGRNAGRFRFVQAILILRTRDLSRGDALRARLSALIRQTVPHVERVALQLRPQGAHNPKVAFAVDQGGQHLAECLCQAPQFVLFQRLDDHGSWRESERLQNPFLEQESGRGIALGRWLVALGADQVVTPVGLEGKGVGYVLAHADVSIVRGEPGADVENLLANMRQGLDDGLGKAL
- a CDS encoding sigma 54-interacting transcriptional regulator, with protein sequence MSACLDAIELRALQEQPDPAAIIDANFHILATNQAYRDAFHAGEDVAGMACHQASHQFEQPCDEMGECCPLRACIHSQAKERMLHVHQLSGGRQYVLVEIEPLFNAHGEVHFYREILRPTVTASAEPKPIGLVGASQPFISLLEQVHLVAPEQTPVLLLGESGTGKELIARALHDASKRATEPFVPVECSGLSETLFESELFGHRKGAFTGALNDKPGLVEAAQGGSLFLDEIGDVPLNLQIKLLRLLESHTYRKVGETEIRSADFRLICATNQNLDQMMERGQFRRDLYYRISAFPIRILFRFRWKMTNQSFIM
- a CDS encoding transposase, with amino-acid sequence MERKKRRFTAEQKVGYVRRHLVEKVVLSDLCDEAGIQPSQYYRWQKALFENGEAALSDKRGQKACDRQIAELEAKLATKNEVMSELLEAHVALKKSLGVS
- a CDS encoding IS3 family transposase, with protein sequence MEPDIRDSVVDFVAFWSDKSEIDTSRIINWIGVQRGKFYSWRKRYGMVNDHNGRIPRDFWLDDWEREAIVAFFHEHPSEGYRRLTYMMLDAGVVAVSPSSVLRVLRTAGLMRRWSPPPSQKGTGFKQPSEPHKHWHVDISYLNIQGTFYYLCSVLDGCSRFILHWEIRESMKEDEVEVVLLRAQEAYPEAKPRLISDNGPQFVANDFKAFIRESGMTHVRTSPYYPQSNGKLERFHGSLKRECIRPQTPLSLEDAQRVVGKYVEHYNTRRLHSAIDYVTPQDRLEGRHVQILAERDQKLEAARERRRTTYQKQSFQPSQKMAEKANG